The following proteins come from a genomic window of Gemmatimonadaceae bacterium:
- a CDS encoding GntR family transcriptional regulator — MPLWAQLESQLRARIAAGEFEDRFPTDAELVRSYGVSRHTARAAIGRLQTAGLVQRERGRGSKLPRAAQLEQSIAPFYSLAASISQRGMAEHSIVRHRALECDGEAAARLGVAPETKLVHIQRLRFADDEPLALDDSWIVGDAGRPLLRADLGRGSLYELLASEANVRITGGTERIRAALPPVSVRKLLALPRGEATLVVERVAFSGERPVEYRHSMVRGDRFAFVANWSRVSPGL, encoded by the coding sequence ATGCCATTGTGGGCGCAGCTGGAATCGCAGCTGCGTGCCCGCATCGCCGCGGGTGAATTCGAGGATCGCTTTCCGACCGATGCCGAGCTGGTCCGCAGCTACGGCGTGAGCAGGCACACGGCGCGCGCGGCGATCGGGCGGTTGCAGACGGCCGGGCTGGTCCAGAGGGAACGCGGCCGCGGCAGCAAGCTGCCGCGCGCCGCCCAACTCGAGCAGTCCATCGCGCCCTTCTACAGCCTTGCGGCGTCCATCAGCCAGCGCGGGATGGCCGAGCACTCGATCGTGCGACACCGGGCGTTGGAGTGCGACGGGGAAGCCGCCGCACGCCTGGGCGTCGCCCCCGAGACGAAGCTCGTGCACATCCAGCGGCTTCGGTTTGCGGACGACGAGCCGCTCGCCCTCGATGATTCGTGGATCGTCGGCGATGCCGGGAGGCCGCTCCTGCGGGCAGACCTCGGTCGCGGGTCGCTCTATGAGCTGCTGGCCAGCGAGGCCAACGTCCGCATCACCGGTGGGACGGAGCGGATCCGGGCGGCGCTTCCACCAGTATCGGTGCGCAAGCTGCTGGCGCTGCCCCGCGGTGAAGCCACGCTGGTCGTGGAGCGGGTAGCGTTCTCGGGCGAGCGTCCGGTGGAGTATCGCCACAGCATGGTTCGCGGCGATCGTTTTGCTTTCGTGGCCAACTGGAGCCGCGTGTCGCCGGGTCTCTGA